In one Asterias amurensis chromosome 9, ASM3211899v1 genomic region, the following are encoded:
- the LOC139941518 gene encoding treslin-like, translating into MSLKDKNFKVALLVDARRRITPTEKPLDVTKFSQGVRLCVLKLLSYFAHCRDDGEQAIQNLRWGLKMFHSYDYPPCKRDYLKELNIKNFQDFEEQLAGDLDALSSSIRGKRAPKTPQVLTATSVRQALDDVIHDFQWDGPDVSSPVKMVSPTNSRTRRKPSHHHGPNADKQFHKSCTTFSKCVFLFMPCPVSRSELEEFCDFGPDDPLPSKSEFLEMVVPSGRSYQTFQDQNIALFWIDSSPWMSANRKRDQDGLSVISAALQDLGGCIIPVHAIINQSQDLATSLHSVLPPSSQNLTRTSKINTPPEKILPATDNLSSISKKMGSRKKQEDKTDEESTRKERDKGEKITSCSFLPFSSILDHYVNPVEPRSVTLQPNTRLRLCANKDGQVTDLCQLELHPLTRRSSTTSTPSKPTKSSPTRTSSTQLSISTPKWSQSFHINDFTKASTSRVCQNTSKSTQEDRVTIRAQLALGAVPISQYQPTVVYTCTGLAVNSSTVEENGKVEGEVEGQSEVGLSSWFKDAMVGLSQRRKVLLVDMPHPETCLPVSAVLEPLTSTTASLRILKALSVPRQVYSSNLEDDDHEGQRNETEDDVMKMTEITKECIKKHRSAKCKKYPKGSKNRLNTVSPSHMPCETVSFRPHLLEPWFSYSASGGASTRLIDKLLSIPHYDKLSEPTRSTSVNQLLQSLEEVYSGKPGTISNQNAAMKSTGQAEVETETQAKQPTVDACPARQSPRLKRKKSSINVGFRTEKIMSNSIRIQTTKEPSPQKKGEKENRVPGREKTKTSNFECPKLNSEEDVIDCLQTNYERTLNEASCGMHFVQFMTSIVLSYLKSEHSNSTESDAVMKARDILTKTLLVSSKQLREKYQSLIDEPSRLLRVQETELQVLLRLEMEALSPTEVTPGKQTIPGTDDDGAGKEVEGREGDNSDEDEGPMLPENVQASVDEIVRFLRTVPFLADHNRLTSFLSETLVQNYADSLPHILRAIYDDLMQPLPSILLSPSNETSISSVQTLPPPSYKSSSSHGSFAEPSVSSIRTRSLVRHPSLADMGTKRVIPIPSRNAAKKKVEQKEQPKQKVAVVKDDEASNAKTVRRNLFMGGAKQSPKKGSSKLPRRQSVAVMQNIHNTRKSPRRHTPRKSDAPFVLKTRVVKETPGKKQVLQAMLKKQERARKISTSGGEKVVPPTPSSRIVQESPLKTMQASNTRRSSPRIKPKNPGHRRSFYSLSSSTDLKRARELASRIAGKTSPTPSSNKSMKIASRKSFLSEIVSPGTLKGIMGRPIGFESPSKNTPPGDSLESPSRNTRSQVELAPPKESLIKTDVGSMEEQLGKGKGMFKTPVRTPRRINFNSPAKNTSSLPKQTTGSSCADGVPIKNEAQVLNLAEGKSVVTLNSSPSDKSKTANDVGASSMSKVTSKSSEKRTEQCFSKSANGKQQLLQTKKSPVTAKLELNVEAKDSLLVTPEKPPQVETDFLTPSRRSLRLLNSPDQTLDQFARPESGSDNPKIKASQGDKGLPTQNNFLKIPTSRKRKETDRSPSPNSHVIVHTPSPRKQTKSITPSSLHKWQRRKKPRYESPERSNLTLFEKITPPSIKRKQSTTTPSPSQSPKFGKVTPPSKRKAKALSSAKKLKSETPEDQKRKCTKQTKLGTVCKANVNLLTLITDSDPQDTGKMQTRSRSREEDSTPAKKDTQSVPQEVESFTFLDTHLDDSDDDVDFPKLISPVRKSATKKTPEETLDSGNPPAGSHRLFELSVRSSTSVFEEESFASADEVFLQDSPPSGSKKLRVTTPLTTVGLFTLMNSPMVSSAKDKVPLRSRVSFDQPTRKGGRQLYTTGSQSSSESLNHNMVKRSSSLDMRRLSGNSPVGKTDKTGE; encoded by the exons ATGTCGTTAAAGGACAAAAATTTCAAGGTTGCTCTCCTGGTAGATGCTCGTAGACGGATCACACCGACGGAAAAGCCGCTAGATGTGACCAAATTCTCCCAGGGAGTCCGGTTGTGTGTGCTGAAACTGCTGTCATATTTTGCCCACTGTCGCGACGACGGCGAGCAGGCGATCCAGAACTTGAGATGGGGTCTCAAAATGTTTCACTCCTACGACTATCCTCCGTGTAAGCGAGATTATCTCAAAGAGCTCAACATAAAAAACTTCCAAGACTTCGAGGAGCAACTTGCCGGAGACTTAGACGCACTTTCGTCGTCAATTCGAGGGAAACGAGCGCCGAAAACTCCGCAAGTTTTGACTGCAACTTCGGTTCGTCAGGCTcttgatgacgtcattcatGATTTCCAATGGGATGGGCCGGATGTTTCCTCTCCAGTGAAAATGGTATCTCCAACAAACTCAAGAACGAGAAGAAAGCCTTCCCACCATCATGGACCAAATGCAGACAAGCAATTTCACAAAAGTTGTACAACTTTTTCaaagtgtgtgtttttgtttatgcctTGCCCAGTGAGTCGTTCGGAGTTGGAGGAATTCTGTGATTTTGGACCTGACGACCCGTTGCCAAGCAAATCTGAATTTCTTGAGATGGTTGTTCCAAGTGGACGGTCGTACCAAACATTCCAAGATCAAAATATTGCATTGTTTTGGATTGACAGCAGTCCTTGGATGTCAGCAAATAGAAAG AGAGACCAAGATGGTCTTTCAGTCATCTCTGCAGCTCTACAAGATCTGGGAGGTTGTATCATTCCAGTTCATGCCATCATCAACCAAAGCCAGGACCTCGCAACAAGTCTTCACTCCGTCTTGCCGCCATCTTCTCAAAACCTCACCAGAacttcaaaaataaatacaccACCAGAGAAAATCCTTCCAGCTACCGATAACCTATCATCAATATCTAAGAAGATGGGGTCAAGAAAGAAGCAAGAGGATAAGACGGATGAAGAGTCGACTCGGAAGGAGCGAGACAAGGGAGAAAAGATCACAAGTTGTAGTTTTCTTCCGTTTTCATCTATATTGGACCATTATGTGAACCCTGTGGAGCCAAGAAGTGTTACTCTGCAACCCAACACACGGCTGAGACTGTGTGCAAACAAAG ATGGGCAAGTTACAGATTTATGTCAGTTGGAGTTACACCCACTAACCAGAAGATCTTCAACGACCTCCACACCTTCAAAGCCCACCAAATCAAGCCCAACAAGAACTTCATCGACCCAGCTGTCTATCTCAACTCCAAAGTGGAGTCAATCATTCCACATCAATGATTTTACAAAAGCATCAACTTCAAGAGTTTGCCAAAACACCAGCAAGAGTACACAAGAGGACAGAGTGACCATCAGAGCTCAACTGGCCCTGGGTGCTGTTCCGATTAGTCAATACCAACCCACtgttgtgtatacatgtactggcCTTGCTGTGAATTCGTCGACTGTAGAAGAGAATGGCAAAGTGGAAGGAGAGGTCGAAGGTCAAAGTGAAGTCGGACTTTCAAGTTGGTTCAAGGATGCTATGGTCGGCCTCAGCCAGCGTAGGAAAGTCTTG TTGGTAGACATGCCACATCCAGAGACTTGTTTACCAGTCTCAGCAGTATTAGAGCCCCTCACATCCACCACTGCCTCTCTACGCATCTTAAAAGCATTGTCAGTACCTAGACAAGTCTATTCCAGCAACCTTGAGGATGATGATCATGAAGGGCAGAGAAATGAAACCGAAGATGATGTTATGAAGATGACTGAAATCACTAAGGAGTGCATCAAGAAACATCGCAGcgcaaaatgtaaaaaatatcctaaag GCAGTAAGAATAGACTCAACACAGTATCTCCATCACATATGCCTTGTGAGACGGTCTCATTCCGGCCTCATCTCCTAGAACCATGGTTCTCTTACTCGGCATCAGGTGGAGCGTCAACCAGGTTGATTGATAAACTACTCAG TATTCCACATTATGACAAACTTTCGGAGCCAACCCGGTCTACTTCAGTCAACCAACTCCTACAAAGCCTTGAAGAAGTATACAGCGGGAAGCCTGGCACTATCAGCAATCAGAATGCAGCCATGAAGAGTACTGGACAAGCAGAAGTAGAGACAGAAACACAGGCTAAGCAACCAACCGTTG aTGCCTGTCCTGCAAGGCAGAGCCCTCGTTTGAAACGCAAGAAGAGTTCTATCAACGTTGGTTTCCGCACTGAGAAAATCATGTCTAATAGTATCCGTATCCAGACAACGAAGGAACCGAGCCCGCAGAAGAAAGGAGAGAAAGAGAACAGGGTACCTGGCAGAGAGAAAACCAAAACATCAAACTTTG aaTGCCCAAAGTTGAATTCCGAGGAAGACGTTATTGATTGTCTCCAAACCAACTATGAAAGAACCCTTAATGAG GCTTCTTGTGGGATGCATTTCGTTCAATTCATGACAAGTATTGTTCTCTCCTACCTGAAAAGTGAGCACTCCAACTCGACAGAAAGTGACGCAGTG ATGAAAGCCAGGGACATCCTGACCAAGACCTTGCTAGTCTCCAGCAAGCAGCTGCGAGAGAAGTACCAATCCCTCATCGATGAACCCAGTAGGCTGCTAAGAGTACAGGAGACTGAGCTACAGGTCCTGTTGCGGCTGGAGATGGAGGCTTTATCACCCACGGAGGTCACGCCGGGGAAGCAGACGATTCCTGGGACTGATGATGACGGAGCTGGGAAGGAAGTTGAGGGGAGAGAGGGTGACAACAGCGATGAGGATGAAGGTCCGATGCTACCGGAGAATGTTCAAGCTTCGGTAGATGAG attGTAAGATTTCTACGAACTGTTCCCTTTCTTGCTGATCACAATCGGTTAACTTCCTTCCTTTCTGAGACGCTTGTACAAAA CTATGCAGATTCCTTGCCCCACATCTTACGAGCCATCTACGATGACCTGATGCAGCCATTGCCATCCATCCTACTCTCTCCGAGCAACGAGACATCAATCTCATCAGTCCAGACCCTCCCGCCTCCATCTTACAAGTCATCCTCATCTCACGGGTCATTTGCTGAACCATCTGTCTCTAGCATAAG AACCAGGTCTCTCGTCCGTCATCCAAGCCTCGCTGACATGGGAACAAAAAGGGTCATCCCGATCCCCTCAAGGAACGCAGCCAAGAAAAAGGTAGAGCAAAAG gaGCAGCCAAAACAAAAGGTTGCTGTTGTCAAAGATG ATGAGGCGTCTAATGCCAAGACTGTACGCCGCAATCTCTTCATGGGAGGGGCTAAGCAAAGCCCCAAAAAGGGAAGCAGTAAACTCCCAAGACGACAGAGTGTGGCCGTCATGCAGAACATCCATAACACAAG GAAGAGTCCTCGTAGACACACCCCTAGGAAATCCGACGCACCGTTTGTGTTGAAGACGCGGGTCGTCAAGGAAACACCAGGCAAGAAGCAAGTCCTGCAGGCGATGCTTAAGAAGCAAGAGCGTGCAAG GAAAATTTCCACATCTGGTGGGGAGAAGGTTGTGCCTCCAACCCCATCATCAAGAATTGTACAAGAATCACCGTTAAAAACTATGCAAG CATCAAATACCCGCCGTAGTAGTCCACGCATCAAACCCAAGAATCCGGGCCATCGACGCAGCTTCTACTCTCTAAGCAGCTCGACCGATCTGAAACGGGCTCGTGAACTTGCATCTAGAATTGCTGGCAAGACATCACCGACGCCGTCTTCGAACAAATCAATGAAGATTGCGAGCAGGAAGTCCTTCCTTAGTGAGATCGTCAGTCCAGGGACTTTGAAGGGCATAATGGGACGTCCaattgggtttgaatccccaagTAAGAACACGCCACCCGGAGATAGTTTGGAGTCGCCAAGTAGGAATACACGTTCCCAAGTTGAGTTAGCACCACCTAAAGAATCCCTTATTAAAACTGACGTGGGAAGTATGGAAGAGCAGCTGGGTAAAGGAAAGGGAATGTTTAAAACACCCGTCAGGACACCGAGACGTATTAACTTCAACTCGCCTGCAAAGAACACTTCTAGTTTGCCGAAACAAACTACTGGGTCTTCATGTGCAGATGGTGTGCCAATTAAAAATGAGGCCCAAGTGttgaaccttgcagagggcaagTCGGTTGTCACTCTGAACTCATCGCCCAGTGACAAATCAAAAACTGCCAACGATGTCGGAGCTTCTtctatgtcaaaggtcacttcAAAATCAAGTGAAAAAAGAACTGAACAATGTTTTAGCAAGTCTGCTAATGGGAAACAGCAGTTGCTTCAAACTAAAAAGTCCCCTGTAACTGCTAAGCTTGAGCTAAATGTCGAGGCAAAAGACTCGTTGTTGGTAACACCTGAAAAACCTCCACAGGTAGAAACGGACTTCCTAACTCCGAGTAGAAGAAGTTTAAGACTTCTGAACTCACCTGATCAAACTCTTGACCAATTTGCTCGTCCTGAATCAGGAAGTGACAATCCAAAGATCAAGGCCTCACAAGGAGACAAAGGTTTACCGacccaaaataattttcttaaaatccCCACGAGTAGAAAACGTAAAGAGACCGACAGAAGCCCCTCACCGAATTCCCATGTTATCGTTCACACGCCATCACCTCGCAAACAGACAAAGTCGATCACTCCGAGCTCCCTCCACAAGTGGCAGCGACGAAAGAAACCCAGGTACGAGTCACCAGAAAGATCCAACTTGACCCTTTTCGAGAAGATTACACCACCTTCTATTAAACGCAAACAATCCACTACCACCCCTTCTCCGTCACAGTCACCAAAGTTTGGAAAAGTAACTCCACCGTCTAAACGAAAAGCAAAAGCGCTCAGCTCCGCAAAGAAACTCAAATCGGAAACGCCCGAGGATCAAAAGCGGAAATGTACAAAACAGACTAAACTTGGAACAGTGTGTAAAGCAAATGTGAATCTCTTAACGCTCATCACGGATTCAGACCCCCAAGACACTGGCAAGATGCAAACGCGCAGTCGCTCACGAGAAGAGGACTCAACACCGGCTAAGAAAGATACTCAATCTGTCCCGCAAGAAGTTGAGTCATTCACCTTCTTGGACACTCACTTAGACGACTCGGACGACGATGTGGACTTTCCAAAACTCATCTCGCCTGTTCGTAAATCTGCAACAAAGAAAACTCCTGAGGAGACTTTGGACAGTGGAAATCCTCCCGCCGGATCTCACAGATTGTTTGAGTTGTCGGTTAGAAGCTCCACTTCGGTTTTTGAAGAGGAGAGCTTCGCCTCAGCGGACGAGGTATTCCTGCAAGATTCGCCCCCATCCGGCTCAAAGAAACTACGCGTCACCACACCATTGACCACAGTTGGACTATTTACATTAATGAACTCGCCCATGGTGTCATCGGCCAAAGATAAGGTGCCCTTGAGATCCAGAGTTTCCTTCGACCAACCAACGA gAAAAGGAGGTCGGCAGCTTTATACAACAGGCTCCCAGTCCTCATCTGAATCTCTCAACCATAACATGGTCAAAAGGTCCTCATCTCTGGATATGAGACGTCTGAGCGGTAACAGTCCAGTTGGTAAGACCGACAAGACCGGAGAATGA